A portion of the Lolium rigidum isolate FL_2022 chromosome 1, APGP_CSIRO_Lrig_0.1, whole genome shotgun sequence genome contains these proteins:
- the LOC124654761 gene encoding protein MKS1-like: MAATSYEGDARHRGLGVHGASRKIGKSSSPSPSPSQQQNRKPVIIYMVSPKVIHVEAHEFMSLVQRLTGPEGAGDDGQERASTSSSPRGTERAGGRSAQPVRVKARALNRPGPAVSVSVTATRLQQQAVPPSWAGPSPSPTTGFLFTDLSPLRGGALKGEAPMISPWMHQVSDHFLSPAGGQALGSPSAFLDIFGPMSSQNQ, from the coding sequence ATGGCCGCAACGAGCTACGAAGGGGATGCCCGGCATAGGGGCCTCGGCGTGCACGGCGCGTCGCGGAAGATCGGCAAGTCgtcgtcgccctcgccgtcgccgtcgcagcAGCAGAATCGGAAGCCGGTCATCATCTACATGGTGTCCCCGAAGGTGATCCATGTGGAGGCTCACGAGTTCATGTCGCTCGTGCAGCGGCTCACCGGCCCGGAGGGCGCCGGGGACGACGGGCAGGAGAGggcgtcgacgtcgtcgtccCCAAGGGGCACGGAGAGAGCCGGCGGGAGGTCCGCgcagccggtgcgcgtcaaggcgCGCGCCCTGAACCGTCCAGGCCCTGCGGTGTCCGTGTCGGTGACGGCCACGAGGCTGCAGCAGCAGGCCGTGCCGCCGTCGTGGGCGGGGCCTTCGCCGTCGCCCACGACGGGGTTCCTGTTTACCGACCTCAGCCCGCTCCGCGGCGGCGCGCTCAAGGGCGAGGCGCCCATGATCTCCCCCTGGATGCACCAAGTCAGCGACCATTTCTTGAGCCCCGCCGGCGGGCAGGCGCTCGGCTCGCCGTCTGCCTTCCTCGACATCTTCGGGCCGATGTCCTCTCAGAATCAGTGA